A region of Dermochelys coriacea isolate rDerCor1 chromosome 1, rDerCor1.pri.v4, whole genome shotgun sequence DNA encodes the following proteins:
- the STMP1 gene encoding short transmembrane mitochondrial protein 1, which yields MLQFLLGFALGNVVGMYLAQNYDIPDLAKKLEDIKRDVEAKKKPPSDKS from the exons cTTGGTTTTGCTCTTGGCAATGTGGTTGGGATGTATCTGGCTCAGAATTATGat attcctgaCCTTGCAAAGAAACTTGAAGATATTAAAAGAGATGTGGAAGCTAAGAAGAAACCTCCCAGTGACAAATCCTAA